One Neodiprion pinetum isolate iyNeoPine1 chromosome 1, iyNeoPine1.2, whole genome shotgun sequence genomic window carries:
- the LOC124215889 gene encoding sialin isoform X1, whose product MTGNPKKLCHDRFSCRQMLNIMVILGFMLNYTLRVNLTIAIVDMVLPSNSTRHSTETIADSGCAGSVDFHKNFTSNTSLNELGDLPKKHQAIEQTRYPWNEYEVNKILGSFFWGYICTELPGGRLAEIVGAKRVFGYSMLTASAVTLLTPLAATLGYPAVAALRVILGFMLGATWPAIHPMTARWIPPMERSKFIANMMASSLGAAITMPICGFLIASIGWESVFYVTGGISLIWSIVWFFVVYDSPAQHPRISAEERRFIEESIGTTSTSKHLAVPWKAMLTSVPVWAIIVTHGCSVFGYFTVVNQLPTYMKYILGFEIKKNGLLSSLPYLGKYCFAVLTSSAADYLRRTHKLSVTAIRKSFTAFAVMTPGLLMIVQALMGCDRITSVAIFTVALTINGGVTAGYLGNGLDIAPNFSGTIFGLANTLSSLGGFLSAEMVGSLTFENQSFPQWRIVFWILAATYVCGGLTFTFFGSGKLQSWNSPRSDGSITEKERALENGKSPEEVIPLKDKTEV is encoded by the exons ATGACTGGTAACCCGAAAAAACTGTGCCATG atcGCTTCTCGTGTCGTCAGATGCTGAATATCATGGTGATTCTTGGATTCATGTTGAACTACACGTTACGTGTCAATTTGACGATAGCTATCGTGGATATGGTATTACCCAGTAACAGCACCAGACATTCTACCGAAACCATCGCGGACTCAGGATGTGCGGGATCGGTTgatttccataaaaatttcacatctaATACGAGTCTAAATGAACTGGGGGACTTACCGAAAAAACAT CAGGCCATCGAACAAACCAGGTATCCATGGAACGAGTACGAGGTAAACAAGATCTTGGGTAGCTTCTTCTGGGGGTACATCTGCACCGAATTGCCTGGTGGTCGGCTTGCGGAAATCGTTGGTGCCAAAAGGGTGTTTGGGTACAGTATGCTGACCGCAAGCGCCGTCACGCTTCTCACACCGTTGGCAGCGACACTCGGTTATCCTGCAGTCGCGGCTCTCAGAGTGATTCTTGGCTTTATGCTG GGAGCCACTTGGCCCGCGATCCATCCCATGACTGCAAGATGGATACCTCCAATGGAACGGAGCAAATTCATTGCGAATATGATGG CATCTTCTCTCGGAGCGGCGATCACGATGCCGATATGTGGGTTCCTGATTGCTTCGATTGGCTGGGAGTCGGTCTTCTATGTTACCGGTGGAATCAGCTTAATATGGAGCATCGTCTGGTTCTTTGTTGTCTATGATTCTCCAGCTCAACACCCTCGCATCTCAGCAGAGGAACGCCGGTTCATTGAGGAGTCCATCGGGACGACTTCCACCTCAAAG CACCTGGCTGTACCGTGGAAGGCGATGTTGACGTCTGTCCCAGTTTGGGCAATCATCGTCACCCACGGATGCAGTGTTTTCGGCTACTTTACGGTGGTGAATCAGCTGCCAACTTATATGAAATACATTCTGggcttcgaaattaaaaag AATGGTCTACTTTCGTCCTTGCCTTACCTAGGGAAATATTGTTTCGCCGTGTTGACGTCATCTGCAGCCGATTATCTGAGAAGAACTCATAAGCTTTCAGTGACAGCGATTCGTAAGAGCTTCACTGCTTTCG CGGTAATGACTCCTGGACTGCTGATGATCGTGCAAGCTTTGATGGGCTGTGACCGGATTACTTCTGTGGCGATATTTACAGTCGCCCTGACGATTAACGGCGGAGTAACCGCTGGATACTTAGGAAATGGCTTAGACATTGCCCCGAATTTTTCCGGGACGATTTTCGGGTTGGCCAATACTCTTAGTTCTTTAGGAGGCTTCTTGAGCGCCGAAATGGTTGGCTCGTTGACTTTCGAGAACCAGTCCTTCCCACAGTGGAGGATAGTGTTCTGGATTCTTGCTGCCACCTATGTGTGCGGTGGTCTGACCTTTACATTCTTTGGATCCGGAAAACTTCAGTCTTGGAATAGCCCAAGGAGCGATGGAAGTATCACGGAAAAAGAGCGGGCTCTGGAGAACGGCAAATCACCCGAAGAGGTCATTCCTCTGAAAGACAAGACTGAAGTATGA
- the LOC124215889 gene encoding sialin isoform X2, which produces MTGNPKKLCHDRFSCRQMLNIMVILGFMLNYTLRVNLTIAIVDMVLPSNSTRHSTETIADSGCAGSVDFHKNFTSNTSLNELGDLPKKHAIEQTRYPWNEYEVNKILGSFFWGYICTELPGGRLAEIVGAKRVFGYSMLTASAVTLLTPLAATLGYPAVAALRVILGFMLGATWPAIHPMTARWIPPMERSKFIANMMASSLGAAITMPICGFLIASIGWESVFYVTGGISLIWSIVWFFVVYDSPAQHPRISAEERRFIEESIGTTSTSKHLAVPWKAMLTSVPVWAIIVTHGCSVFGYFTVVNQLPTYMKYILGFEIKKNGLLSSLPYLGKYCFAVLTSSAADYLRRTHKLSVTAIRKSFTAFAVMTPGLLMIVQALMGCDRITSVAIFTVALTINGGVTAGYLGNGLDIAPNFSGTIFGLANTLSSLGGFLSAEMVGSLTFENQSFPQWRIVFWILAATYVCGGLTFTFFGSGKLQSWNSPRSDGSITEKERALENGKSPEEVIPLKDKTEV; this is translated from the exons ATGACTGGTAACCCGAAAAAACTGTGCCATG atcGCTTCTCGTGTCGTCAGATGCTGAATATCATGGTGATTCTTGGATTCATGTTGAACTACACGTTACGTGTCAATTTGACGATAGCTATCGTGGATATGGTATTACCCAGTAACAGCACCAGACATTCTACCGAAACCATCGCGGACTCAGGATGTGCGGGATCGGTTgatttccataaaaatttcacatctaATACGAGTCTAAATGAACTGGGGGACTTACCGAAAAAACAT GCCATCGAACAAACCAGGTATCCATGGAACGAGTACGAGGTAAACAAGATCTTGGGTAGCTTCTTCTGGGGGTACATCTGCACCGAATTGCCTGGTGGTCGGCTTGCGGAAATCGTTGGTGCCAAAAGGGTGTTTGGGTACAGTATGCTGACCGCAAGCGCCGTCACGCTTCTCACACCGTTGGCAGCGACACTCGGTTATCCTGCAGTCGCGGCTCTCAGAGTGATTCTTGGCTTTATGCTG GGAGCCACTTGGCCCGCGATCCATCCCATGACTGCAAGATGGATACCTCCAATGGAACGGAGCAAATTCATTGCGAATATGATGG CATCTTCTCTCGGAGCGGCGATCACGATGCCGATATGTGGGTTCCTGATTGCTTCGATTGGCTGGGAGTCGGTCTTCTATGTTACCGGTGGAATCAGCTTAATATGGAGCATCGTCTGGTTCTTTGTTGTCTATGATTCTCCAGCTCAACACCCTCGCATCTCAGCAGAGGAACGCCGGTTCATTGAGGAGTCCATCGGGACGACTTCCACCTCAAAG CACCTGGCTGTACCGTGGAAGGCGATGTTGACGTCTGTCCCAGTTTGGGCAATCATCGTCACCCACGGATGCAGTGTTTTCGGCTACTTTACGGTGGTGAATCAGCTGCCAACTTATATGAAATACATTCTGggcttcgaaattaaaaag AATGGTCTACTTTCGTCCTTGCCTTACCTAGGGAAATATTGTTTCGCCGTGTTGACGTCATCTGCAGCCGATTATCTGAGAAGAACTCATAAGCTTTCAGTGACAGCGATTCGTAAGAGCTTCACTGCTTTCG CGGTAATGACTCCTGGACTGCTGATGATCGTGCAAGCTTTGATGGGCTGTGACCGGATTACTTCTGTGGCGATATTTACAGTCGCCCTGACGATTAACGGCGGAGTAACCGCTGGATACTTAGGAAATGGCTTAGACATTGCCCCGAATTTTTCCGGGACGATTTTCGGGTTGGCCAATACTCTTAGTTCTTTAGGAGGCTTCTTGAGCGCCGAAATGGTTGGCTCGTTGACTTTCGAGAACCAGTCCTTCCCACAGTGGAGGATAGTGTTCTGGATTCTTGCTGCCACCTATGTGTGCGGTGGTCTGACCTTTACATTCTTTGGATCCGGAAAACTTCAGTCTTGGAATAGCCCAAGGAGCGATGGAAGTATCACGGAAAAAGAGCGGGCTCTGGAGAACGGCAAATCACCCGAAGAGGTCATTCCTCTGAAAGACAAGACTGAAGTATGA
- the LOC124215889 gene encoding sialin isoform X3 codes for MASNRSIADRFSCRQMLNIMVILGFMLNYTLRVNLTIAIVDMVLPSNSTRHSTETIADSGCAGSVDFHKNFTSNTSLNELGDLPKKHQAIEQTRYPWNEYEVNKILGSFFWGYICTELPGGRLAEIVGAKRVFGYSMLTASAVTLLTPLAATLGYPAVAALRVILGFMLGATWPAIHPMTARWIPPMERSKFIANMMASSLGAAITMPICGFLIASIGWESVFYVTGGISLIWSIVWFFVVYDSPAQHPRISAEERRFIEESIGTTSTSKHLAVPWKAMLTSVPVWAIIVTHGCSVFGYFTVVNQLPTYMKYILGFEIKKNGLLSSLPYLGKYCFAVLTSSAADYLRRTHKLSVTAIRKSFTAFAVMTPGLLMIVQALMGCDRITSVAIFTVALTINGGVTAGYLGNGLDIAPNFSGTIFGLANTLSSLGGFLSAEMVGSLTFENQSFPQWRIVFWILAATYVCGGLTFTFFGSGKLQSWNSPRSDGSITEKERALENGKSPEEVIPLKDKTEV; via the exons atcGCTTCTCGTGTCGTCAGATGCTGAATATCATGGTGATTCTTGGATTCATGTTGAACTACACGTTACGTGTCAATTTGACGATAGCTATCGTGGATATGGTATTACCCAGTAACAGCACCAGACATTCTACCGAAACCATCGCGGACTCAGGATGTGCGGGATCGGTTgatttccataaaaatttcacatctaATACGAGTCTAAATGAACTGGGGGACTTACCGAAAAAACAT CAGGCCATCGAACAAACCAGGTATCCATGGAACGAGTACGAGGTAAACAAGATCTTGGGTAGCTTCTTCTGGGGGTACATCTGCACCGAATTGCCTGGTGGTCGGCTTGCGGAAATCGTTGGTGCCAAAAGGGTGTTTGGGTACAGTATGCTGACCGCAAGCGCCGTCACGCTTCTCACACCGTTGGCAGCGACACTCGGTTATCCTGCAGTCGCGGCTCTCAGAGTGATTCTTGGCTTTATGCTG GGAGCCACTTGGCCCGCGATCCATCCCATGACTGCAAGATGGATACCTCCAATGGAACGGAGCAAATTCATTGCGAATATGATGG CATCTTCTCTCGGAGCGGCGATCACGATGCCGATATGTGGGTTCCTGATTGCTTCGATTGGCTGGGAGTCGGTCTTCTATGTTACCGGTGGAATCAGCTTAATATGGAGCATCGTCTGGTTCTTTGTTGTCTATGATTCTCCAGCTCAACACCCTCGCATCTCAGCAGAGGAACGCCGGTTCATTGAGGAGTCCATCGGGACGACTTCCACCTCAAAG CACCTGGCTGTACCGTGGAAGGCGATGTTGACGTCTGTCCCAGTTTGGGCAATCATCGTCACCCACGGATGCAGTGTTTTCGGCTACTTTACGGTGGTGAATCAGCTGCCAACTTATATGAAATACATTCTGggcttcgaaattaaaaag AATGGTCTACTTTCGTCCTTGCCTTACCTAGGGAAATATTGTTTCGCCGTGTTGACGTCATCTGCAGCCGATTATCTGAGAAGAACTCATAAGCTTTCAGTGACAGCGATTCGTAAGAGCTTCACTGCTTTCG CGGTAATGACTCCTGGACTGCTGATGATCGTGCAAGCTTTGATGGGCTGTGACCGGATTACTTCTGTGGCGATATTTACAGTCGCCCTGACGATTAACGGCGGAGTAACCGCTGGATACTTAGGAAATGGCTTAGACATTGCCCCGAATTTTTCCGGGACGATTTTCGGGTTGGCCAATACTCTTAGTTCTTTAGGAGGCTTCTTGAGCGCCGAAATGGTTGGCTCGTTGACTTTCGAGAACCAGTCCTTCCCACAGTGGAGGATAGTGTTCTGGATTCTTGCTGCCACCTATGTGTGCGGTGGTCTGACCTTTACATTCTTTGGATCCGGAAAACTTCAGTCTTGGAATAGCCCAAGGAGCGATGGAAGTATCACGGAAAAAGAGCGGGCTCTGGAGAACGGCAAATCACCCGAAGAGGTCATTCCTCTGAAAGACAAGACTGAAGTATGA
- the LOC124215889 gene encoding sialin isoform X4, whose amino-acid sequence MLNIMVILGFMLNYTLRVNLTIAIVDMVLPSNSTRHSTETIADSGCAGSVDFHKNFTSNTSLNELGDLPKKHQAIEQTRYPWNEYEVNKILGSFFWGYICTELPGGRLAEIVGAKRVFGYSMLTASAVTLLTPLAATLGYPAVAALRVILGFMLGATWPAIHPMTARWIPPMERSKFIANMMASSLGAAITMPICGFLIASIGWESVFYVTGGISLIWSIVWFFVVYDSPAQHPRISAEERRFIEESIGTTSTSKHLAVPWKAMLTSVPVWAIIVTHGCSVFGYFTVVNQLPTYMKYILGFEIKKNGLLSSLPYLGKYCFAVLTSSAADYLRRTHKLSVTAIRKSFTAFAVMTPGLLMIVQALMGCDRITSVAIFTVALTINGGVTAGYLGNGLDIAPNFSGTIFGLANTLSSLGGFLSAEMVGSLTFENQSFPQWRIVFWILAATYVCGGLTFTFFGSGKLQSWNSPRSDGSITEKERALENGKSPEEVIPLKDKTEV is encoded by the exons ATGCTGAATATCATGGTGATTCTTGGATTCATGTTGAACTACACGTTACGTGTCAATTTGACGATAGCTATCGTGGATATGGTATTACCCAGTAACAGCACCAGACATTCTACCGAAACCATCGCGGACTCAGGATGTGCGGGATCGGTTgatttccataaaaatttcacatctaATACGAGTCTAAATGAACTGGGGGACTTACCGAAAAAACAT CAGGCCATCGAACAAACCAGGTATCCATGGAACGAGTACGAGGTAAACAAGATCTTGGGTAGCTTCTTCTGGGGGTACATCTGCACCGAATTGCCTGGTGGTCGGCTTGCGGAAATCGTTGGTGCCAAAAGGGTGTTTGGGTACAGTATGCTGACCGCAAGCGCCGTCACGCTTCTCACACCGTTGGCAGCGACACTCGGTTATCCTGCAGTCGCGGCTCTCAGAGTGATTCTTGGCTTTATGCTG GGAGCCACTTGGCCCGCGATCCATCCCATGACTGCAAGATGGATACCTCCAATGGAACGGAGCAAATTCATTGCGAATATGATGG CATCTTCTCTCGGAGCGGCGATCACGATGCCGATATGTGGGTTCCTGATTGCTTCGATTGGCTGGGAGTCGGTCTTCTATGTTACCGGTGGAATCAGCTTAATATGGAGCATCGTCTGGTTCTTTGTTGTCTATGATTCTCCAGCTCAACACCCTCGCATCTCAGCAGAGGAACGCCGGTTCATTGAGGAGTCCATCGGGACGACTTCCACCTCAAAG CACCTGGCTGTACCGTGGAAGGCGATGTTGACGTCTGTCCCAGTTTGGGCAATCATCGTCACCCACGGATGCAGTGTTTTCGGCTACTTTACGGTGGTGAATCAGCTGCCAACTTATATGAAATACATTCTGggcttcgaaattaaaaag AATGGTCTACTTTCGTCCTTGCCTTACCTAGGGAAATATTGTTTCGCCGTGTTGACGTCATCTGCAGCCGATTATCTGAGAAGAACTCATAAGCTTTCAGTGACAGCGATTCGTAAGAGCTTCACTGCTTTCG CGGTAATGACTCCTGGACTGCTGATGATCGTGCAAGCTTTGATGGGCTGTGACCGGATTACTTCTGTGGCGATATTTACAGTCGCCCTGACGATTAACGGCGGAGTAACCGCTGGATACTTAGGAAATGGCTTAGACATTGCCCCGAATTTTTCCGGGACGATTTTCGGGTTGGCCAATACTCTTAGTTCTTTAGGAGGCTTCTTGAGCGCCGAAATGGTTGGCTCGTTGACTTTCGAGAACCAGTCCTTCCCACAGTGGAGGATAGTGTTCTGGATTCTTGCTGCCACCTATGTGTGCGGTGGTCTGACCTTTACATTCTTTGGATCCGGAAAACTTCAGTCTTGGAATAGCCCAAGGAGCGATGGAAGTATCACGGAAAAAGAGCGGGCTCTGGAGAACGGCAAATCACCCGAAGAGGTCATTCCTCTGAAAGACAAGACTGAAGTATGA